A single region of the Streptococcus macedonicus ACA-DC 198 genome encodes:
- a CDS encoding ABC transporter permease protein, whose translation MIISSVSQGLLWGILGLGIYLTFRILNFPDMTTEGSFPLGGAVAVTLMNHGFHPVLATLAGMLAGCFAGLVTGLLYTKGKIPTILAGILVMTSCNSIMLMIMKRANLGLLDIKTLQDLFPFADSTNLLIIGLLAVAIVISGLIFFLYTRLGQAYIATGDNRDMAKSFGINTDRMEVMGLTISNGLIALSGALVSQQDGYADVSKGIGVIVIGLASIIIGEVLYSTGLTLLERLIAIVVGSILYQFLITAVISLGFNTNYLKLFSALVLALCLMVPVLKNKFFKGVTLSR comes from the coding sequence ATGATTATTTCGTCAGTATCACAAGGGCTTTTGTGGGGAATTCTTGGTCTAGGAATTTACCTTACCTTTAGAATCTTGAACTTTCCAGATATGACAACAGAAGGCTCATTTCCGCTTGGAGGAGCAGTGGCTGTTACTTTGATGAACCATGGTTTTCATCCTGTTTTAGCAACACTTGCAGGAATGCTTGCAGGGTGTTTTGCAGGGCTTGTGACAGGCTTGCTTTATACCAAAGGAAAAATCCCAACCATTTTAGCAGGAATTTTGGTGATGACCTCTTGTAACTCAATCATGCTCATGATTATGAAACGTGCTAATCTTGGCTTGCTTGATATTAAAACATTGCAAGATTTATTCCCGTTTGCAGACAGCACTAACTTGCTGATTATTGGTCTTTTAGCGGTTGCTATTGTTATTTCAGGATTGATTTTCTTCCTATACACACGACTTGGTCAGGCTTATATTGCTACTGGTGATAACCGTGATATGGCAAAAAGTTTTGGGATTAATACCGACCGCATGGAAGTTATGGGGCTTACGATTTCAAATGGGTTGATTGCTTTGTCAGGTGCTCTTGTCAGCCAACAAGATGGCTACGCTGATGTCTCAAAAGGAATTGGTGTGATTGTTATCGGGCTTGCTAGTATCATTATCGGAGAAGTGTTGTATTCAACTGGTCTAACACTTTTAGAGCGTTTGATTGCCATTGTTGTTGGGTCGATTTTGTATCAATTCTTAATCACGGCAGTTATTTCCCTTGGCTTCAATACGAACTACCTCAAATTGTTTAGTGCACTTGTCTTGGCACTCTGTCTCATGGTTCCCGTTCTTAAAAATAAATTTTTCAAAGGAGTGACCTTATCGCGATGA
- a CDS encoding ABC transporter ATP-binding protein — MKKIVELKNATVQVNNGLDEVKTILDDVNLTIYEHDFLTILGGNGAGKSTLFNVIAGTLMLTSGSIYILDKDVTHSPAEKRANYLARVFQDPKMGTAPRMTVAENLLIAKYRGEKRGLLPRKIHAFTDEFQALVARTGNGLEKHLETPTGLLSGGQRQALSLLMATLKRPELLLLDEHTAALDPKTSVSLMNVTDEFVTGDHLTALMITHHMEDALKYGNRLIVMKDGKIIKDLNQDEKAQMAIADYYQLFE, encoded by the coding sequence ATGAAAAAAATTGTAGAATTAAAAAATGCTACCGTTCAAGTTAATAACGGTCTTGACGAGGTCAAAACAATCCTTGATGACGTGAATTTGACGATTTATGAACATGATTTTTTGACGATTTTAGGTGGGAATGGTGCTGGGAAGTCAACGCTTTTTAACGTGATTGCTGGAACTTTGATGTTGACTAGCGGAAGCATTTATATCCTAGACAAAGATGTGACGCATTCACCTGCTGAAAAACGTGCTAACTATTTGGCGCGTGTCTTTCAAGACCCTAAAATGGGAACAGCACCACGTATGACTGTGGCTGAGAATCTTCTTATTGCCAAATATCGTGGTGAAAAACGTGGTCTTTTGCCACGAAAAATTCATGCGTTTACCGATGAATTTCAAGCGTTGGTTGCACGAACTGGTAATGGTCTTGAAAAGCATTTGGAAACGCCGACTGGGCTTTTATCAGGCGGGCAACGTCAAGCACTTAGCTTGCTCATGGCAACGCTAAAACGCCCAGAATTGTTGCTACTTGATGAACATACGGCAGCCCTTGACCCTAAAACGAGTGTATCCTTGATGAATGTAACAGATGAATTTGTAACAGGTGACCACTTGACAGCACTCATGATTACACACCACATGGAAGACGCTCTGAAATATGGCAACCGTTTGATTGTTATGAAAGACGGCAAAATTATCAAAGATCTTAATCAAGACGAAAAAGCCCAAATGGCAATCGCTGATTATTATCAATTGTTTGAGTGA